A window from Kovacikia minuta CCNUW1 encodes these proteins:
- a CDS encoding SRPBCC family protein, with translation MEINLQAPVIAQHQIVVNASSEAIWQVLSDINRWTDWNPNISEATLEGALKPGSIFRWKAGGTAILSTLQEIEPQRRLSWTGQVIGTRAIHTWMLEPQVDSVLVRTEESFEGWLVRLSKRMMQRMLDQSLQEWLECLKQKAEAAT, from the coding sequence ATGGAAATCAATTTACAAGCACCGGTCATCGCCCAACATCAAATTGTAGTTAACGCCTCAAGTGAAGCGATTTGGCAGGTTTTAAGTGATATTAATCGGTGGACTGACTGGAACCCAAACATTTCAGAGGCGACGCTGGAAGGAGCACTCAAGCCCGGTTCTATCTTTCGTTGGAAAGCGGGTGGAACGGCTATCCTCTCAACGCTACAAGAAATTGAACCGCAGCGTCGCCTGAGTTGGACGGGGCAGGTCATTGGCACGAGAGCGATTCACACCTGGATGCTGGAACCACAGGTTGATTCTGTACTGGTGAGGACCGAGGAATCCTTTGAGGGCTGGCTGGTCCGTCTTTCAAAAAGAATGATGCAAAGGATGCTGGATCAGTCGCTTCAAGAGTGGTTGGAATGCTTGAAGCAAAAGGCTGAAGCCGCTACCTAA
- a CDS encoding MarR family winged helix-turn-helix transcriptional regulator — protein sequence MKRRTPQGKALNKQRQPLDTQSQGTQSLIVPAYLPPEEPIPECLGRWTGNLLYWVSSLGAQYYAQVVAPLGLTPAQIAVLQVLEGEGMMRQARLTDRTHIDKATMVGLLNNLEEQGLIERRASPIDKRAFDIYLTEQGGERVRQVEQVSQEAEDQFYAALSAEERQTLRALLSRLMTRTNENAKK from the coding sequence ATGAAAAGACGAACACCGCAAGGCAAGGCGTTGAACAAACAAAGACAGCCCCTTGATACCCAATCTCAGGGAACGCAGTCGCTCATCGTGCCCGCCTACTTGCCTCCAGAAGAGCCGATACCGGAGTGCCTTGGGCGCTGGACGGGCAATCTGCTCTACTGGGTTTCAAGCTTGGGGGCACAGTATTATGCCCAAGTCGTCGCTCCCTTAGGTCTGACGCCAGCCCAGATTGCTGTTTTACAGGTTTTAGAGGGTGAAGGCATGATGCGACAGGCACGGTTGACCGATCGGACGCACATTGACAAAGCAACAATGGTCGGTTTGCTGAATAATTTGGAGGAGCAGGGATTAATTGAACGCCGTGCTTCGCCGATCGATAAACGGGCCTTTGACATTTACCTGACGGAGCAAGGGGGAGAGCGCGTTCGGCAAGTTGAGCAGGTATCGCAGGAGGCTGAAGACCAATTTTACGCAGCGCTATCGGCTGAGGAGCGGCAAACGCTTCGCGCTTTACTCTCTCGCCTGATGACTCGAACAAACGAAAACGCAAAGAAGTAG
- a CDS encoding DJ-1/PfpI family protein: MKKVLVVTTSHDRFEGENPHPTGVWLEEFAVPYIELLKHDIELTVASPKGGAMPIDPRSLPTPEQKIEWQPAITAATQTRKLAEIQSEEFDAIFIPGGHGPMFDLPNDPDLKRLLPEFQQMGKLIASICHGPAGLVGAVLPNGTPLVKGKILTSYTDSEEVAAKLDQEVPFILENRLRELGAIFITGENKADHVERDGQLITGQNPNSSTSIALAIVAALTDQLPPIFTHTPEAIAPAQIIAEFPVNTFLENIAANEQGDLFVTSYEEGKIYRVTPAGKVEEYASIGGNLAGIAFEPEGSLLAAGTVDQTPVVYRIDQTGAIATLITLPDAVFLNGMTYLTNNRYLIADSFKGAIWEIDATAKTAQIWLQHERLAPSEAKFPPFPAANGLKVYNNTVYISNTQRQQLIRIPLQADYTAGPLEVFLTNVNLDDFAFDAEGNLYAATHVYNSVVRISPDGQVTAIAKAEQGMAGSTALAFGRTSADSQSLYVTTNGGMSLPLSDGVQSGKVVRLDVGIAGHMLIS; this comes from the coding sequence ATGAAAAAGGTTTTAGTAGTGACAACCAGTCACGATCGCTTTGAGGGCGAAAATCCTCATCCAACCGGGGTTTGGCTGGAAGAATTTGCTGTTCCCTATATCGAGTTGCTCAAACACGATATTGAGCTAACCGTTGCCAGTCCCAAAGGGGGAGCAATGCCGATTGATCCCCGTAGTTTACCCACTCCAGAACAGAAAATAGAGTGGCAACCCGCTATCACAGCCGCTACCCAAACCCGCAAACTGGCTGAGATACAGTCAGAGGAATTTGACGCGATTTTCATACCGGGGGGGCACGGTCCCATGTTTGATCTCCCCAACGACCCTGACTTAAAGCGATTGCTACCTGAATTTCAGCAAATGGGGAAATTGATTGCTTCAATCTGTCACGGACCGGCTGGATTGGTGGGCGCTGTCCTACCCAATGGCACCCCACTGGTAAAGGGAAAAATCTTGACTTCCTATACCGACTCAGAGGAAGTGGCAGCAAAACTGGATCAGGAAGTGCCATTTATTCTAGAAAATCGTTTGCGAGAGTTGGGTGCGATCTTCATCACGGGTGAGAATAAAGCCGATCACGTTGAGCGGGATGGACAACTGATTACAGGACAGAATCCCAATTCCAGCACCAGTATTGCTCTAGCAATTGTGGCGGCGCTCACTGATCAGCTTCCACCCATTTTTACGCACACTCCAGAAGCGATCGCCCCTGCCCAAATTATTGCCGAGTTTCCAGTCAACACGTTTCTAGAAAATATTGCCGCTAACGAACAGGGCGATTTGTTTGTCACTAGCTATGAGGAAGGCAAAATTTACCGGGTTACCCCAGCGGGAAAGGTTGAGGAGTATGCAAGTATTGGCGGCAATCTAGCCGGGATTGCATTTGAGCCTGAAGGGAGTTTGCTGGCTGCTGGAACGGTCGATCAAACTCCAGTTGTTTACCGGATTGATCAAACGGGCGCGATCGCAACCCTCATAACGCTCCCGGATGCGGTTTTCCTTAACGGCATGACCTATTTAACAAACAATCGATATTTGATTGCCGATTCCTTTAAGGGTGCAATTTGGGAAATTGACGCGACCGCAAAAACTGCTCAAATTTGGTTGCAGCACGAACGGTTAGCTCCGTCAGAAGCTAAGTTTCCACCCTTTCCAGCCGCCAACGGTCTTAAGGTCTATAACAACACCGTCTATATTTCCAACACACAGCGTCAACAATTGATCCGTATTCCGCTTCAAGCAGATTACACCGCAGGACCACTCGAAGTCTTTTTAACCAACGTCAACCTGGATGATTTTGCCTTTGATGCTGAGGGCAATCTCTATGCCGCAACCCACGTCTACAACAGCGTGGTACGAATTTCGCCAGATGGTCAGGTGACTGCGATCGCCAAAGCCGAACAGGGTATGGCAGGTAGCACTGCACTGGCGTTCGGTCGCACCAGCGCAGATAGCCAGAGTCTTTATGTGACGACCAATGGGGGTATGAGCTTGCCGCTCAGCGATGGAGTGCAGTCTGGCAAAGTGGTGCGGCTCGATGTTGGTATTGCAGGGCACATGCTCATTTCCTAA
- a CDS encoding AAA family ATPase, protein MIALTGITAQSKIYESSASLIYRGVREDDGQAHCFADTARVVIKLLKQDYPSALELTRYRQEYAITRSLDVEGVIRAYSQQNYQRTLVIVLEDFGGESLEYWIRQRPETFCPMPVSTFLPLAIDLSKIIGRIHAANVIHKDINPGNIVLNPNTGVVKIIDFGIATQFSRTNPTFKSPHVLEGTLAYLSPEQTGRMNRAIDYRTDFYSLGATFYELLTGQVPFPTTDVLELVHCHLAKPPIPLWELNPEIPKPISDIILKLMAKNAEDRYQSAWGIKADLENCANQLETRVQINSFQLGLQDVSDQFQIPQKLYGREGELAALLAAFDRVAGEDGGEKERRGDAERNAIPVSSEMMLVSGYSGVGKSALVQELYKPITARRGYFISGKFDQLQRNIPYSAIVDALRKLVQQLLGEPDERLQGWRSRLLKALGSNGQLIIDVIPEVELIIGKQPPIPDVGATEAQNRFNRVFQQFIRVFCAKDHPLVIFLDDLQWIDSATLKLIELMLLDEQTHSLFLIGAYRDNEVTLTHPLALSLENLRKQGIVPQQIVLAPLTLEALNQLIAETLYQNIDTVAPLAKLVLHKTEGNPFFVSEFLRSLYSENLLSFNPEQRNWQWNIAEIEAQNITDNVVELLLGNLKKLPETTQQLLQLAACIGAEFDLETLAISAGRNSEGTVVQQSPKTVFQDLLAAIQAGLVQPISELDENLLVQAYKFSHDRVQQAAYALIDQSQQQAIHLQIGRNLLERTSPERRAERLFEIVDHLNDATELITEQSERNQIAELNLQAGQKALAATAYEAAFQYFNTGLKLLEVESWQREYTLTLALHSEAAEAAYLSGRFDAMEQLVEAVLSHAKTALDTVKAYDSRIQAWLSRGNPKEALKTGLEVLRLLGIDLVEAPSQLDVEAGLAETTARLAGREIEELIDLPEMTEPVPQAAIHILVSTVGAAFNVTPALMVLIVCKMVNLSIAHGNASWSLLGYAAYGMMLCGVVQDVELGYQFGKLALNLAKRLSNKRGHCKALLMVNFHIIHWKAHLKETFPNLAEAYQSGIESGEFEFASYCAFSLCYYPFFAGQALTELEQQTAIYREATHQIRRETVSTWLAMLQQTILNLQGQSEDPIRLVGDLFDEEQALPQAIAVKDGTSLHYFYLNKLILCYLFGESEQAAKTATLAEPYLGAATAIISVAIFHFYDSLIILSGLTNVSNTAKESWLNRVNANQEKMQKWAHHAPMNFLHRFQLVEAENARVLGQFLEAEEFYEQAIQGAKENEYLQEEALSYELAAKHYLARGREKIAQLYMKEAHYCYERWGATAKVKDLETRYPQFFPQPHDGASIPMHISAGTTSNNSQVAFDLAAVMKASQAISSEIELEQLLRSLMQILIENAGAQTGYLLLENAGEWTIEAACELVNGEQVCNTQVLQSASIENRLPESIIQYVIRTHEPIILDHANRNDNFINDPYIQHHQIQSVLCLPLLNQSKLVGVVYLENQLVAGVFTPQRSQLLNLLSTQAAIAIENAKLYSKLRARESQMAQFLEAIPVGIGIVDAAGHPCYANQRGIQLMGKAIDLSVPSDQLAEVYQFYVAGTEQIYPTDKLPIIRALSGERTTIDDIEIRQNNATVPVEVWGTPVFDEQSNVAYALAAFQDITERKQAEQLLADYNRTLEQQVMERTAALQESEAEVRHREQELRLIADALPALISYVDRNRCYQFINRTYEVWFNRSRDEILGNPVHQLLGEVVYQRIEPYIDQVFAGQTIPLEAEIPFPIGKRYISAILIPDFDANAQVRGFYGLITDMSDRRRAEQASILEERNRMAREIHDTLAQAFTGVLLHVGSVTQMLADDSGSAQIYLERLEKIEELARTGLAEARRSVVALRPQLLEESTLQNALHRLIGQMQSTTKTTLVYESKGVVYALPIEIENHLLRIGQEALTNAIKYANASKILVELVYDDAQCLLRIKDDGQGFGVGSVSSLGGFGLLGMSERAEQIGAQLAIQSEPGQGTEIVVMIGV, encoded by the coding sequence ATGATTGCGCTGACTGGAATCACTGCCCAAAGCAAAATCTATGAGAGTTCGGCATCTCTGATCTATCGAGGTGTAAGAGAGGACGATGGTCAGGCGCACTGCTTCGCAGATACCGCAAGGGTCGTCATCAAACTGCTGAAGCAGGATTACCCTTCTGCGTTGGAATTAACTCGCTACAGGCAGGAGTACGCTATTACCCGGTCTTTGGATGTAGAAGGCGTCATCAGAGCCTATAGCCAACAGAACTATCAACGGACACTTGTCATTGTCCTGGAAGATTTTGGTGGGGAGTCCCTGGAGTATTGGATACGGCAACGCCCAGAAACTTTTTGCCCCATGCCTGTCTCTACCTTTCTGCCGCTTGCCATCGATCTCAGCAAGATTATAGGCAGAATCCATGCTGCGAATGTCATTCACAAGGATATTAATCCCGGTAACATTGTCCTCAATCCCAATACGGGCGTTGTCAAAATCATTGACTTTGGGATTGCCACCCAATTCAGCCGCACTAATCCCACGTTCAAAAGTCCGCATGTATTGGAAGGCACCCTCGCGTATCTCTCTCCAGAACAGACTGGGCGGATGAACCGGGCGATCGATTATCGTACCGATTTTTACTCGCTCGGAGCGACGTTCTATGAATTACTCACGGGACAAGTGCCGTTTCCAACAACAGATGTCCTTGAACTCGTTCATTGCCATCTTGCCAAACCTCCTATCCCCCTCTGGGAATTGAATCCTGAGATTCCCAAGCCAATTTCAGACATCATCTTGAAACTGATGGCAAAGAATGCCGAGGATCGCTATCAAAGTGCCTGGGGCATCAAAGCGGATTTAGAGAACTGTGCTAATCAATTGGAAACGAGGGTTCAAATTAATTCCTTTCAACTGGGTCTGCAAGACGTTTCCGATCAATTTCAGATTCCTCAAAAGTTATATGGACGAGAGGGAGAGCTGGCAGCATTGCTGGCCGCATTTGACAGAGTGGCGGGGGAAGATGGCGGGGAGAAGGAGAGACGCGGAGACGCGGAGAGAAACGCTATTCCCGTGTCTTCGGAAATGATGTTAGTCTCTGGCTACTCTGGAGTGGGTAAATCAGCCTTAGTGCAGGAACTTTACAAGCCGATTACGGCAAGGCGCGGATATTTTATCTCTGGTAAGTTTGACCAGTTGCAGCGCAATATTCCCTACAGCGCGATCGTGGATGCCTTACGAAAACTGGTGCAGCAATTGTTGGGTGAACCAGATGAGCGATTACAAGGGTGGCGATCGCGGCTTCTAAAAGCGTTAGGAAGCAATGGGCAACTCATTATTGATGTCATCCCGGAAGTTGAGTTAATTATTGGCAAGCAGCCCCCCATACCGGATGTTGGGGCAACGGAGGCGCAAAATCGCTTTAATCGAGTGTTTCAGCAATTCATCCGGGTGTTTTGTGCGAAAGATCATCCATTGGTCATCTTCCTGGATGATTTGCAGTGGATTGATTCTGCGACACTGAAGTTAATCGAACTGATGTTACTTGATGAGCAAACTCATTCGCTGTTTCTGATTGGAGCCTATCGAGACAATGAAGTCACTCTAACGCATCCACTAGCGTTGTCATTGGAAAACTTGCGAAAGCAAGGGATAGTGCCTCAGCAAATTGTTTTAGCACCTCTAACATTGGAAGCCCTAAATCAGTTGATTGCCGAGACGCTGTATCAGAATATTGACACGGTTGCTCCCTTAGCCAAGTTAGTGTTGCACAAAACCGAAGGCAATCCGTTCTTTGTGAGCGAATTCCTACGATCGTTGTACAGTGAAAATCTCTTGAGCTTTAATCCTGAACAGCGAAACTGGCAGTGGAATATTGCTGAGATTGAAGCTCAGAATATTACTGATAATGTCGTGGAGTTGCTGCTGGGCAACTTGAAAAAGCTGCCAGAAACCACTCAACAACTGCTTCAATTAGCCGCGTGCATTGGAGCTGAATTTGATTTAGAGACGTTGGCGATTAGCGCAGGGCGTAACTCCGAAGGAACCGTCGTTCAGCAATCGCCCAAAACAGTTTTTCAGGATTTGTTAGCTGCTATTCAAGCTGGACTGGTTCAGCCCATCTCTGAATTAGACGAGAATTTGTTAGTTCAAGCGTATAAGTTCTCGCACGATCGGGTACAACAAGCTGCTTACGCTCTCATCGATCAGTCACAGCAACAAGCAATACATCTGCAAATCGGTCGCAATTTACTCGAAAGAACTTCTCCAGAGCGACGAGCAGAACGGTTGTTTGAAATTGTGGATCATCTGAATGATGCAACCGAATTAATCACTGAACAATCTGAACGAAATCAGATCGCCGAACTCAATTTGCAAGCAGGTCAGAAAGCGCTGGCAGCGACGGCTTATGAAGCCGCTTTCCAGTATTTCAACACAGGGCTGAAACTGCTTGAGGTCGAGAGCTGGCAACGGGAGTATACCCTGACGTTGGCGTTGCATTCAGAGGCAGCAGAGGCGGCATACCTGAGCGGTCGCTTTGACGCAATGGAACAGCTTGTCGAAGCAGTCCTCAGTCATGCCAAGACCGCGCTTGATACAGTGAAAGCTTACGATAGCAGGATTCAGGCATGGCTATCGCGAGGCAACCCAAAGGAAGCCCTGAAAACTGGACTGGAAGTGCTGCGACTCCTGGGAATTGATTTAGTGGAAGCTCCCAGTCAGTTAGATGTTGAGGCAGGATTAGCGGAAACCACTGCCCGACTGGCTGGGCGGGAAATCGAAGAGTTGATTGATTTGCCAGAGATGACTGAACCTGTGCCGCAGGCAGCAATCCACATTTTAGTCAGCACCGTAGGCGCAGCTTTTAATGTGACACCTGCTTTAATGGTGCTGATTGTATGCAAGATGGTAAATTTATCGATCGCCCACGGTAACGCGAGTTGGTCACTGCTTGGCTATGCAGCCTATGGCATGATGCTGTGTGGCGTTGTCCAAGACGTTGAACTGGGGTATCAATTTGGCAAACTAGCCTTAAATTTAGCGAAACGATTAAGTAACAAGAGAGGTCACTGCAAAGCATTGCTGATGGTGAATTTCCATATCATCCACTGGAAAGCCCACCTTAAAGAGACGTTTCCCAATTTGGCGGAAGCTTATCAAAGCGGGATAGAAAGTGGGGAGTTTGAATTTGCGAGTTACTGTGCTTTTAGCCTCTGCTATTATCCCTTTTTTGCCGGACAAGCCCTGACCGAACTGGAGCAACAAACAGCGATTTATCGAGAAGCGACCCACCAAATTAGACGGGAAACGGTTTCTACCTGGCTCGCGATGTTGCAGCAAACGATCCTGAACCTGCAAGGTCAATCTGAAGACCCAATTCGTTTAGTAGGCGATCTCTTTGACGAAGAGCAAGCTCTGCCACAGGCGATCGCGGTTAAAGATGGAACCAGCCTTCACTACTTTTACTTAAATAAACTGATTTTATGTTACTTGTTTGGGGAGTCTGAACAGGCTGCAAAAACGGCTACTTTAGCAGAACCATATTTAGGCGCAGCCACAGCTATCATCTCTGTCGCTATCTTTCATTTCTATGACTCCCTCATCATTTTGAGCGGGTTAACGAATGTGTCAAATACTGCAAAAGAAAGTTGGTTGAATCGCGTTAATGCCAATCAGGAAAAGATGCAGAAATGGGCACACCATGCCCCGATGAATTTCTTGCACAGATTTCAGTTGGTTGAGGCAGAGAACGCACGCGTGTTGGGTCAGTTTTTGGAGGCAGAGGAGTTTTACGAACAAGCCATTCAAGGGGCGAAAGAAAACGAGTATCTGCAAGAAGAAGCCTTAAGCTATGAGTTAGCCGCCAAACATTATCTGGCGCGTGGTCGAGAGAAGATTGCCCAACTTTATATGAAGGAAGCTCATTACTGCTATGAGCGATGGGGCGCAACTGCAAAAGTCAAAGATTTAGAGACGCGCTACCCACAGTTTTTTCCCCAGCCGCATGATGGAGCTTCCATACCCATGCACATCTCTGCTGGAACGACTTCTAACAACTCACAGGTTGCTTTCGATCTAGCCGCAGTGATGAAAGCATCTCAAGCAATTTCAAGTGAGATTGAACTAGAACAGTTACTTCGTTCATTGATGCAGATTCTGATTGAAAACGCTGGGGCACAAACCGGATACTTGCTTTTAGAAAATGCCGGAGAATGGACGATCGAAGCAGCTTGTGAACTTGTCAATGGTGAGCAAGTCTGCAACACACAAGTGCTGCAATCAGCTTCAATAGAAAATCGATTACCTGAATCAATCATTCAATATGTGATCCGAACTCATGAGCCAATCATCTTAGATCATGCAAATCGTAACGATAATTTCATCAATGATCCCTATATTCAACACCATCAGATTCAATCCGTATTATGTTTGCCATTATTGAATCAAAGCAAGCTTGTTGGTGTGGTGTATTTAGAGAATCAATTGGTAGCTGGGGTATTTACACCGCAACGATCGCAACTTCTCAATCTACTCTCCACTCAAGCCGCCATTGCGATCGAAAATGCCAAACTTTACTCAAAGCTCCGCGCCCGTGAAAGCCAGATGGCTCAATTCCTAGAAGCGATTCCAGTGGGAATTGGCATCGTCGATGCAGCAGGGCATCCTTGTTATGCCAATCAACGGGGAATTCAGCTCATGGGCAAAGCGATCGATCTGTCCGTACCGTCCGATCAACTCGCTGAGGTTTATCAGTTTTATGTGGCGGGAACAGAGCAAATCTATCCGACAGATAAATTGCCAATCATTCGAGCGTTGAGTGGCGAACGCACCACTATAGACGATATAGAAATTCGTCAAAACAATGCAACAGTTCCAGTTGAGGTGTGGGGTACACCAGTCTTTGATGAACAGAGTAATGTGGCTTATGCGCTGGCAGCCTTCCAGGATATTACCGAACGTAAGCAAGCTGAGCAACTTTTAGCCGATTACAACCGCACCCTGGAACAACAGGTCATGGAACGAACGGCAGCTTTACAGGAAAGCGAAGCAGAAGTGCGCCATCGAGAACAAGAACTACGGTTAATCGCCGACGCTCTACCAGCTTTAATTAGCTATGTAGATCGCAATCGATGCTATCAATTTATTAACCGTACCTATGAAGTCTGGTTCAACCGTAGCCGTGATGAAATTCTGGGCAACCCTGTTCACCAACTTCTCGGTGAGGTGGTTTATCAACGGATTGAGCCGTATATTGACCAGGTGTTTGCAGGACAAACGATACCCCTGGAAGCAGAGATCCCTTTTCCGATTGGTAAACGGTATATCAGCGCAATCTTGATTCCTGATTTCGATGCGAATGCTCAGGTGAGGGGATTCTACGGTCTCATCACAGACATGAGCGATCGCAGACGCGCCGAACAAGCCTCAATATTGGAAGAACGCAACCGCATGGCACGAGAAATTCACGATACATTGGCGCAGGCTTTTACGGGTGTTTTGCTCCATGTCGGATCTGTAACCCAAATGCTGGCAGATGATTCGGGATCGGCTCAAATCTATCTGGAAAGGCTGGAAAAGATTGAAGAATTGGCTCGCACCGGACTTGCCGAAGCTCGTCGCTCAGTGGTGGCGCTGCGTCCCCAGTTATTAGAAGAAAGTACTTTACAGAATGCCCTGCATCGTCTCATCGGTCAAATGCAGTCAACGACCAAAACCACTTTAGTTTACGAAAGTAAAGGTGTTGTCTACGCTCTACCGATCGAAATCGAAAATCACTTACTCCGGATTGGGCAGGAAGCGTTAACAAACGCCATTAAATACGCCAATGCCAGTAAAATTCTAGTTGAGCTAGTGTACGACGATGCTCAATGTCTGCTACGGATCAAAGATGATGGACAGGGCTTTGGAGTTGGCAGTGTTTCATCACTGGGTGGCTTTGGTCTATTGGGAATGAGTGAACGGGCAGAGCAAATTGGCGCACAACTAGCGATTCAAAGCGAACCTGGG
- a CDS encoding tryptophan-rich sensory protein, with protein MKRNKRAATAHLTRSDSLLDAPGGAIAFALGTLLLGFLAAWVGFTFVPPVPPYRQLPFLYPPLWFFWAVWLVIYPSWGVATWLVSRKHAVADVRGVLALYVITLMGNTLFLPIGNLSGGNPAVLSLMDANGVFSSWVMFWLYTRYSKRAGWFLLPLLIWMPLTFLLKLWLWQLNR; from the coding sequence ATGAAAAGAAATAAACGGGCGGCTACCGCTCATCTAACTCGATCAGACTCGTTGCTTGATGCTCCTGGCGGAGCTATTGCGTTCGCACTGGGAACCTTGCTGCTTGGGTTCCTGGCTGCCTGGGTTGGTTTTACCTTTGTTCCCCCTGTGCCGCCTTACCGTCAACTGCCATTTCTTTACCCACCACTATGGTTTTTCTGGGCAGTCTGGCTCGTCATCTATCCCAGTTGGGGAGTGGCAACCTGGCTGGTTTCGCGCAAACACGCCGTTGCAGATGTGCGTGGTGTACTGGCGTTGTATGTCATAACGTTGATGGGCAATACATTGTTTTTGCCGATCGGCAATTTAAGCGGTGGCAATCCAGCGGTATTATCACTCATGGATGCAAATGGTGTGTTTAGCTCGTGGGTCATGTTTTGGCTGTATACGCGCTACTCAAAGCGGGCGGGTTGGTTTCTTCTGCCCTTACTGATCTGGATGCCGCTCACGTTCCTACTGAAACTCTGGTTGTGGCAGTTGAATCGGTAG
- a CDS encoding Crp/Fnr family transcriptional regulator yields MLVEPLLEIKKLNRGETLFQEGDACEFVGLTLKGCLRMFFLKDGKELTLFFHPEHYPVGDYQSMRLQQPACFFCQAIENSEVLILNRQVIHVLESAPNGQQLMRLIVEFLAFRLRDRLLSLYRDTPEQRYLQLIETEPHLLQRVPQHYIASYLGIEPESLSRLKRRIYQQRIS; encoded by the coding sequence ATGCTTGTCGAGCCTCTCTTAGAAATAAAAAAGCTGAACCGGGGGGAAACGCTCTTTCAAGAGGGCGATGCTTGTGAGTTTGTTGGCTTGACCCTGAAGGGGTGTCTGAGAATGTTCTTCTTGAAGGACGGTAAAGAACTTACGCTGTTTTTTCATCCTGAGCATTATCCGGTTGGTGACTACCAAAGTATGCGACTGCAACAACCCGCCTGTTTTTTCTGTCAGGCAATTGAGAATTCAGAGGTTCTAATCCTCAATCGACAGGTTATTCATGTCCTGGAGTCTGCACCGAATGGTCAACAGTTAATGAGGCTCATTGTTGAATTCCTCGCTTTTCGATTGCGCGATCGCCTGTTGTCTCTCTATCGAGATACTCCTGAACAGCGTTATCTTCAACTGATCGAGACCGAACCGCATCTTTTGCAGCGGGTTCCACAGCACTATATTGCCTCCTATCTTGGAATTGAGCCGGAATCGCTGAGTCGTTTGAAGCGGCGGATTTATCAGCAGCGAATTTCTTAA